A region of Sugiyamaella lignohabitans strain CBS 10342 chromosome A, complete sequence DNA encodes the following proteins:
- the PDB1 gene encoding pyruvate dehydrogenase (acetyl-transferring) subunit E1 beta (E1 beta subunit of the pyruvate dehydrogenase (PDH) complex; PDH is an evolutionarily conserved multi-protein complex found in mitochondria; GO_component: GO:0005759 - mitochondrial matrix [Evidence IEA]; GO_component: GO:0042645 - mitochondrial nucleoid [Evidence IDA] [PMID 15692048]; GO_component: GO:0005967 - mitochondrial pyruvate dehydrogenase complex [Evidence IDA] [PMID 2007123]; GO_component: GO:0005739 - mitochondrion [Evidence IEA]; GO_component: GO:0005739 - mitochondrion [Evidence IDA] [PMID 14576278]; GO_component: GO:0005739 - mitochondrion [Evidence IDA] [PMID 16823961]; GO_component: GO:0005739 - mitochondrion [Evidence IMP] [PMID 8433986]; GO_function: GO:0003824 - catalytic activity [Evidence IEA]; GO_function: GO:0016491 - oxidoreductase activity [Evidence IEA]; GO_function: GO:0004739 - pyruvate dehydrogenase (acetyl-transferring) activity [Evidence IEA]; GO_function: GO:0004739 - pyruvate dehydrogenase (acetyl-transferring) activity [Evidence IMP] [PMID 8433986]; GO_process: GO:0006086 - acetyl-CoA biosynthetic process from pyruvate [Evidence IDA] [PMID 7947791]; GO_process: GO:0006096 - glycolytic process [Evidence IEA]; GO_process: GO:0008152 - metabolic process [Evidence IEA]; GO_process: GO:0055114 - oxidation-reduction process [Evidence IEA]) has translation MNAVLRRTAPRLSSRAILPSRYIGLRRFSAIPESSPNHINLSEASFLARSSRTALSNTELSDLAKNGASKSMNLYQSVNDALRIALETDDTAVLLGEDVAFGGVFRCSMGLQEQFGSQRVFNTPLSEQGLVGFAIGYAAMNQTAIAEIQFADYVFPAFDQIVNEAAKYRYRSNTFNCGGLTIRMPCGGVGHGAMYHSQSGEAFFSHCPGLKVVIPRSPLQAKGLLLASIRDPNPVIFMEPKILYRASVEHVPLEDYELPLGKAEIIRPGSDVTLIGYGTQLYHMQAAADLAKEKLGGVSCEIIDLRTIVPWDRQTVFDSVNKTGRVVICHEAARSNGVGAELAAEIQENCFLRLESPIQRVTGWDTHVALSFESFQLPDVTRTFHAIKKSLNF, from the coding sequence ATGAATGCAGTATTACGTCGGACAGCACCTCGTTTGTCATCTCGGGCTATACTTCCAAGTCGATATATCGGATTAAGAAGGTTTTCAGCAATTCCCGAGTCATCTCCCAATCATATAAACCTTTCAGAAGCATCATTTTTGGCCAGGTCGTCAAGAACTGCGTTATCGAACACCGAACTGTCAGATTTGGCTAAAAATGGCGCGTCTAAATCGATGAACTTGTATCAGTCAGTGAATGATGCACTGAGAATTGCATTAGAAACAGATGATACCGCTGTTCTCCTTGGTGAGGATGTTGCATTTGGTGGTGTTTTCAGGTGTTCTATGGGACTTCAAGAACAATTTGGCTCTCAGCGAGTCTTTAATACACCATTATCAGAGCAAGGTTTAGTGGGATTTGCCATCGGATATGCCGCCATGAACCAgactgctattgctgaaaTCCAGTTTGCTGATTATGTGTTTCCTGCATTTGATCAGATAGTTAATGAAGCCGCAAAGTACCGTTATAGATCTAATACCTTCAACTGTGGTGGATTAACTATTCGCATGCCATGTGGTGGTGTTGGCCATGGAGCTATGTATCACTCTCAGAGTGGAGAGGCCTTTTTTTCACATTGTCCTGGTCTTAAGGTAGTGATTCCTAGATCTCCATTACAAGCAAAGGGTCTGTTATTAGCGAGTATTAGAGATCCAAACCCCGTTATTTTTATGGAACCAAAGATTTTATACCGTGCTAGTGTTGAGCATGTGCCTTTGGAAGACTATGAACTACCTTTAGGGAAGGCCGAGATTATAAGGCCAGGATCTGACGTCACGTTGATTGGATACGGTACTCAATTGTACCACATGCAGGCCGCTGCTGACCTTGCTAAAGAGAAGCTTGGTGGTGTCTCGTGTGAAATTATAGATCTCCGTACCATTGTGCCATGGGATAGACAAACAGTGTTTGACAGTGTAAACAAAACTGGTCGAGTAGTAATCTGCCACGAGGCGGCTAGATCTAACGGTGTGGGTGCTGAACTGGCAGCTGAAATCCAAGAAAACTGCTTCCTCCGACTTGAATCTCCTATCCAACGAGTAACTGGCTGGGACACCCATGTTGCACTCTCTTTCGAGTCGTTTCAACTACCTGATGTGACTCGAACTTTCCACGCCATCAAAAAGTCTCTCAATTTCTAA
- the MSS4 gene encoding 1-phosphatidylinositol-4-phosphate 5-kinase (Phosphatidylinositol-4-phosphate 5-kinase; involved in actin cytoskeleton organization and cell morphogenesis; multicopy suppressor of stt4 mutation; GO_component: GO:0005634 - nucleus [Evidence IDA] [PMID 9624177]; GO_component: GO:0005886 - plasma membrane [Evidence IDA] [PMID 9624177]; GO_function: GO:0016308 - 1-phosphatidylinositol-4-phosphate 5-kinase activity [Evidence IEA]; GO_function: GO:0016308 - 1-phosphatidylinositol-4-phosphate 5-kinase activity [Evidence IDA] [PMID 9624177]; GO_function: GO:0016308 - 1-phosphatidylinositol-4-phosphate 5-kinase activity [Evidence IDA] [PMID 9624178]; GO_function: GO:0005524 - ATP binding [Evidence IEA]; GO_function: GO:0016301 - kinase activity [Evidence IEA]; GO_function: GO:0000166 - nucleotide binding [Evidence IEA]; GO_function: GO:0016307 - phosphatidylinositol phosphate kinase activity [Evidence IEA]; GO_function: GO:0016740 - transferase activity [Evidence IEA]; GO_process: GO:0031321 - ascospore-type prospore assembly [Evidence IGI] [PMID 19502581]; GO_process: GO:0046488 - phosphatidylinositol metabolic process [Evidence IEA]; GO_process: GO:0046854 - phosphatidylinositol phosphorylation [Evidence IDA] [PMID 9624177]; GO_process: GO:0046854 - phosphatidylinositol phosphorylation [Evidence IDA] [PMID 9624178]; GO_process: GO:0016310 - phosphorylation [Evidence IEA]), translated as MGDFFFTDGDYLPSNGTHKVPRRPVLSDVHCGVSVPKYGACAQLENRRPARRSAFAYHKVLILECSPDDSGVSVGSDETLNEPTVWKPIDIVAEQPYCEESSNTYSAPIDNDDDNCSEWSFEVGDEAAFTTRQIQTIWSEENTEATWTTPAASWALSDCPIEIDEDDSTPDSHGDVTLVESTLETPTSDLAESEEITPAKVDDETPCTIADAPASALGGSSSIDSLVVEIIAVANLYKGLPQLIVSGGLLAEPDSELPKTAPLAPSKPIAQTPSDDLVIQVEEVDKSKTPLLLTRAKAKLTTLTGHAAPITKSTLMFNGVQSAVYATPLSSQEVLTMENKKYRLDGGAIIKAYSPIVYQDIRTLCGIDYHEFLNSFVLQSDLTKTKSPGKSGSDFLFTPDGKYIIKTIKRKEHNVIANADFLADYYNHVKAHPSTQLPFYLGNYTLIAGGKKTHFVIMKNLLQKGTDLIYDLKGSSHDRRAGPRKDNRGRVVFKDLDWTDKHEALSMSQEDRDKLMVQVSKDVDFLKRHNIMDYSLLVGLQSDTRTCEQQPVIGMIDTLCPFSWRKRAETTVKGLMFGRSAVDVVHPAKYGARFLNFVQSAVVPGPGGSVSTRC; from the coding sequence atgggtGACTTTTTCTTTACCGACGGTGATTATCTTCCTTCTAATGGAACCCACAAGGTCCCTCGTCGTCCTGTTTTGAGTGACGTCCATTGCGGTGTCTCTGTGCCCAAGTATGGTGCTTGTGCACAACTAGAGAACCGTCGTCCTGCCAGAcgttctgcttttgcttatcACAAGGTTTTGATCCTTGAATGTTCTCCCGATGACTCTGGTGTCTCGgttggatctgatgagACCCTCAATGAACCCACCGTTTGGAAACccattgatattgttgcCGAACAACCTTATTGTGAAGAGTCGAGCAACACCTACTCTGCTCccattgataatgatgatgacaactGCTCTGAGTGGTCTTTTGAGGTTGGAGACGAGGCTGCCTTTACCACCCGCCAAATTCAAACCATTTGGTCCGAAGAGAACACTGAAGCTACCTGGACTacccctgctgcctcttggGCTCTTTCTGATTGCcctattgaaattgatgaggatgactCTACTCCTGACTCCCATGGCGATGTTACATTGGTTGAGTCAACTTTGGAAACTCCCACCAGCGATTTGGCTGAATCTGAGGAAATCACTCCTGCCAAGGTGGATGATGAAACCCCTTGCACTATTGCCGACGCCCCTGCCTCTGCCCTCGGGGGAAGTTCTTCCATTGACAgccttgttgttgagattaTTGCCGTTGCAAACTTATACAAGGGTTTGCCacaattgattgtttctggtggccTTCTAGCTGAACCAGACTCCGAGCTTCCCAAGACAGCTCCATTGGCTCCATCTAAACCCATTGCTCAAACTCCCTCTGACGATTTGGTCATTCAGGTTGAGGAAGTCGACAAGTCCAAGACaccattgttgttgacaagaGCCAAGGCAAAGCTGACTACCCTTACTGGTCACGCTGCCCCTATCACGAAATCCACTCTTATGTTTAATGGAGTTCAATCTGCCGTCTATGCTACTCCCCTTAGTAGCCAAGAAGTCCTCACTatggagaacaagaaatacagACTTGATGGAGGTGCCATTATTAAGGCCTATTCGCCTATTGTTTATCAGGACATCCGCACCCTTTGTGGAATTGACTATCATGAGTTTTTGAACTCGTTTGTTTTGCAGTCtgacttgaccaagactAAATCTCCTGGCAAATCTGGAtccgatttcttgtttacaCCTGATGGCAAGTACATTATTAAGACCATCAAACGCAAAGAGCACAACGTCATTGCTAATGCGGACTTTTTGGCCGACTACTACAACCATGTCAAGGCCCACCCTAGTACCCAACTCCCTTTCTATCTTGGAAACTACACCCTTATTGCTGgtggaaagaagactcaCTTTGTcattatgaagaatttgcttcaGAAGGGGACGGATCTGATTTACGATCTTAAGGGATCGAGCCATGACCGACGTGCTGGACCTAGAAAAGACAATCGTGGTCGTGTAGTGTTCAAGGACCTTGACTGGACTGACAAACACGAGGCTCTCTCCATGAGTCAAGAGGACCGAGACAAATTAATGGTTCAAGTCTCAAAGGATgtcgatttcttgaagcGACACAATATCATGGATTATTCATTGTTGGTAGGACTTCAGAGTGACACTCGTACTtgtgaacaacaacctgttattggtatgatTGATACCCTTTGCCCCTTTAGTTGGCGCAAGAGAGCGGAGACCACTGTCAAAGGACTGATGTTTGGCAGATCTGCTGTAGATGTTGTTCACCCTGCGAAGTATGGAGCGAGATTCCTTAATTTCGTTCAATCTGCCGTGGTTCCTGGACCTGGCGGGTCAGTGTCTACTCGTTGttaa
- the tam14 gene encoding uncharacterized protein (top hit is XP_002839470.1 originated in Tuber melanosporum Mel28; conserved fungal protein), translated as MPRLTVPPKQRLVRQQSLWSKVSAYPFDLWLSVSEDIQLVDWDAYAQPVGLPSGLGATIILWFCRLYVSGFRRKTVTSANSWKNWFRNSHTDDILVDFTPDHSGFASGIFKATSSFIAYFVSLISLILLAACLMNAVYCYTSTKHYTLMARSSDNPPDTPSARRVRYDSIQDDQLQSAGTPNENDTDENEGDLWSLDIWDPPKFNMFFFTTYSPLHYLIVWYAPISTLQLVLLIAVSGHLYILVHMFFILVKDKSVVHSEVLGEYGKKVVQPIIAVPRRDVCVGTDSDEVEVFTPARPTKLTMHSVRDRPVLAPPTWGSPVGSARVSRSPRSRPSAAPKPWSPNASRLSSPLPSSRSTSTDRLSSPLASRSRFIPSRSNLGPQ; from the coding sequence ATGCCGCGGTTAACAGTTCCTCCTAAACAGAGGTTGGTGAGACAGCAGTCATTATGGTCTAAGGTATCAGCCTATCCGTTTGATCTATGGCTTTCCGTATCGGAAGATATACAGCTAGTAGACTGGGATGCATATGCCCAGCCTGTCGGCCTTCCCAGCGGACTTGGAGCTACAATTATATTATGGTTCTGTCGACTCTATGTATCTGGTTTTAGAAGGAAGACTGTAACTTCAGCAAACTCATGGAAGAACTGGTTTCGAAATTCACACACTGATGACATTCTGGTTGACTTTACCCCTGACCACAGCGGTTTTGCCAGTGGCATTTTTAAAGCTACTTCCAGCTTTATTGCCTACTTTGTGTCGCTTATTAGTCTGATTTTACTTGCGGCTTGTCTTATGAATGCTGTTTATTGCTATACATCGACTAAGCATTATACACTGATGGCTAGAAGCTCCGATAATCCACCTGATACGCCCTCTGCGAGAAGAGTTAGGTATGACAGTATCCAGGATGATCAATTGCAATCTGCTGGTACGCCcaatgaaaatgatactgatgaaaatgaaggAGATTTATGGTCTCTGGATATTTGGGATCCACCTAAATTCAACATGTTTTTCTTCACGACATATTCGCCTTTGCATTATCTCATCGTGTGGTACGCTCCTATAAGCACACTTCAATTGGTCTTACTCATAGCAGTATCCGGCCATTTATACATACTTGTGCATATGTTCTTTATACTTGTGAAGGACAAATCTGTTGTTCATAGTGAGGTGCTAGGAGAATATGGTAAAAAAGTAGTACAACCGATCATCGCTGTACCTCGTCGTGATGTTTGCGTTGGCACTGATTCCGatgaagtagaagtgttTACGCCAGCACGACCAACAAAGCTTACGATGCATAGTGTACGTGACCGACCAGTTCTAGCACCTCCTACTTGGGGTTCCCCAGTTGGTTCAGCTCGAGTGAGTCGGTCGCCTCGATCAAGACCCTCAGCTGCTCCAAAACCATGGTCTCCCAATGCGTCGAGACTAAGTTCTCCTCTACCGTCCAGTCGTTCCACTTCTACTGATAGATTGAGTTCTCCATTAGCTAGTAGGAGTCGATTTATACCCAGCAGGTCCAATCTTGGCCCACAATAA
- the RIM13 gene encoding Rim13p (Calpain-like cysteine protease; involved in proteolytic activation of Rim101p in response to alkaline pH; localizes to punctate structures in alkaline conditions and in vps4 mutant; has similarity to A. nidulans palB; GO_component: GO:0005575 - cellular_component [Evidence ND]; GO_component: GO:0005622 - intracellular [Evidence IEA]; GO_function: GO:0004198 - calcium-dependent cysteine-type endopeptidase activity [Evidence IEA]; GO_function: GO:0004197 - cysteine-type endopeptidase activity [Evidence IDA] [PMID 9928935]; GO_function: GO:0008234 - cysteine-type peptidase activity [Evidence IEA]; GO_function: GO:0016787 - hydrolase activity [Evidence IEA]; GO_function: GO:0008233 - peptidase activity [Evidence IEA]; GO_process: GO:0016485 - protein processing [Evidence IGI,IMP] [PMID 9928935]; GO_process: GO:0006508 - proteolysis [Evidence IEA,IEA]), which translates to MTLSQSALADCSVVASLLSIISYEERTGNAILSNNIHPKYSAYGKYIVKLYFNGTPRRVIIDDYLPVSADGEALFVHSRVTGSKMATPQWPALIEKAYMKVMGGYDFQGSHSASDTFAFTGWVPEYILLRDYFQDAHTSLDDLWDRLYKGWNAQDLLICVGSGKLSPQESRSLGIVSLHDYAVLDIRESETGEKQLLVRNPWEVGSVVVSDETNSHTTTAETTVLGTQFWMSFRTICSRFESLYLNWNMSSYSQSTPEHFIYNTQAFKEVLNEPPVNSLLYNPQYSLTNNSAEPLTVVLHLARHLGPSLAAEGQEPCFLSMAVCKSNHRMAIADESKLIVKCPARNTSYCSLQFTVPPRSTYVAIVRYDTGRSSTHGEKMTLKAYTSGNIPIVLRKAPDEYPYKSEASGQWTKLQSGGNWALKSYCDNPQFKLTIGPKKGTGPQTTKLYLESDTSQPINATVLWGRGKYMQIVSEKDVIKSSGKYRTGVCGVEMTDLDQGEYTVILSTYEQGTLANFVLHATGNSVVSLRKLIPEKAGLFTRSISVKWNGSSQTQTLVSVPRKSKVLIELSLDADSECTPSSVTPDKSASPSSYRPHIRLGVYDQYAGIPLADTGDFENQPRPLVLTTNFEGDRVYLVTVERMECGNGKFNLQFHSEVPVSVTQ; encoded by the coding sequence ATGACCCTGAGTCAAAGTGCCTTGGCCGATTGTTCAGTAGTGGCTTCTCTCCTATCAATTATATCATATGAAGAGAGAACAGGAAATGCCATTCTATCAAACAATATTCACCCGAAATACAGTGCATATGGGAAATATATTGTGAAGCTGTATTTCAATGGAACTCCTCGAAGGGTTATCATAGATGATTATTTGCCAGTATCAGCAGATGGCGAAGCTCTTTTTGTTCACAGTCGGGTCACTGGGTCAAAAATGGCGACACCACAATGGCCCGCTCTTATTGAAAAGGCATATATGAAGGTCATGGGAGGTTACGATTTTCAGGGTTCACATTCAGCATCGGATACCTTTGCCTTTACTGGCTGGGTGCCAGAATATATCTTATTACGGGACTACTTCCAAGATGCACATACATCTCTGGATGATTTATGGGATCGGCTATATAAAGGCTGGAACGCACAGGATTTATTAATTTGTGTTGGAAGTGGAAAACTGAGCCCGCAAGAATCACGATCGCTAGGTATCGTGAGTCTACATGATTACGCAGTTTTGGACATTCGAGAGAGTGAGACTGGAGAGAAACAGCTTTTAGTGAGGAATCCCTGGGAAGTTGGCTCTGTGGTAGTTTCTGATGAAACTAACAGCCATACGACAACCGCTGAGACTACAGTATTGGGTACACAATTCTGGATGTCATTTCGTACTATTTGCAGTAGGTTTGAGAGTCTATATCTGAACTGGAATATGAGCTCATACAGCCAGTCAACACCAGAACATTTTATCTACAACACTCAAGCATTCAAAGAGGTTCTTAATGAGCCACCAGTAAACTCATTGCTGTATAATCCACAATACAGTTTAACTAATAACAGCGCTGAACCTCTTACCGTTGTACTACACTTGGCCCGTCATTTGGGCCCTAGCCTTGCTGCTGAAGGGCAAGAACCATGTTTTCTGTCAATGGCCGTCTGTAAGTCTAATCATCGGATGGCTATAGCAGACGAGTCTAAACTCATTGTCAAGTGCCCTGCTAGGAACACTTCATACTGCAGCTTACAATTTACCGTGCCTCCAAGGTCTACATATGTAGCGATTGTACGCTACGACACAGGCAGAAGTTCAACTCATGGCGAGAAAATGACTTTGAAAGCATACACCAGTGGTAACATTCCAATAGTGTTAAGAAAAGCGCCTGACGAGTATCCCTACAAATCAGAGGCAAGCGGACAATGGACAAAGTTACAGTCGGGTGGTAATTGGGCACTGAAATCGTACTGTGACAATCCCCAGTTTAAGCTGACCATTGGGCCAAAGAAAGGGACTGGGCCACAGACAACAAAATTATACCTCGAATCTGATACTTCGCAGCCTATCAATGCCACCGTTCTATGGGGAAGAGGTAAATACATGCAGATAGTCAGTGAAAAGGATGTCATTAAATCAAGCGGCAAATATCGAACTGGCGTTTGTGGTGTAGAAATGACAGATCTGGATCAAGGCGAATACACAGTAATTTTGTCTACTTACGAACAAGGGACATTGGCAAATTTTGTCCTACACGCTACAGGGAACTCAGTAGTATCGCTCCGCAAACTCATACCTGAAAAGGCAGGACTATTTACTCGGAGCATCTCAGTGAAATGGAATGGATCCAGTCAAACACAGACACTTGTTTCAGTTCCAAGAAAGTCAAAAGTGCTCATAGAACTTTCGCTTGACGCTGATTCTGAATGCACACCATCCTCAGTTACTCCCGACAAATCCGCTTCTCCGTCGTCGTACCGCCCGCACATTCGACTCGGCGTATACGATCAATACGCCGGAATCCCTCTGGCAGACACTGGCGACTTTGAGAATCAACCAAGGCCCCTGGTTCTCACTACAAATTTTGAGGGCGACCGGGTCTATCTGGTGACGGTGGAGAGAATGGAGTGCGGTAATGGCAAGTTCAACCTTCAGTTCCATTCAGAGGTTCCCGTCAGTGTGACACAATAA